In a genomic window of Anoxybacter fermentans:
- a CDS encoding ArsR/SmtB family transcription factor has product MKLSDIVEFAKCFSNESRLKLIKLLAERELCVCELEEVTGQTQSNISQHLRILFNADLVEKRREGQLIYYSLNKVKFEEKIKELEELISLPLERMADFKEEWLRFQNLRKNERIKKCKACQRR; this is encoded by the coding sequence ATGAAGCTTTCTGATATTGTAGAATTTGCCAAATGTTTTTCTAATGAATCCCGGTTAAAGTTAATTAAATTGCTAGCTGAGAGGGAATTATGTGTCTGCGAATTAGAAGAAGTAACTGGTCAGACTCAATCTAATATATCTCAACATTTACGGATACTCTTTAATGCAGACCTGGTAGAAAAGAGACGGGAAGGTCAGTTAATTTACTATAGTTTAAATAAGGTGAAGTTTGAAGAGAAAATAAAAGAATTAGAAGAATTAATCAGTTTACCATTAGAAAGGATGGCTGACTTTAAAGAAGAATGGCTGCGTTTTCAGAATCTTAGAAAAAATGAGAGAATTAAAAAATGTAAAGCTTGTCAAAGGAGGTAG
- the spoIIP gene encoding stage II sporulation protein P, with product MLREKKFQIILILYIIVFFLIVGLIIHKFISYPEQLTSLVVQFNLEVSEKVAPEKLVHQIYKWMQLDSERSRSIIAEGIPALDGKIKKRGFMELLVEPKNLINYFVYWTVGIDFKRPLTYLTSSIPSLKSHKNIRTVAALKKKEKVPAALAREKKVIRSEKGTIYLDIPEEEMLHVTKTAEPRVLKDKIINTSKRAIKRKPRVLIYHTHTSETYIDDSHPQDNLWHTLLPHLGNIVIVGDALTEGLKKLGVEVYHDTTSYDGEVFANAYNNARKGIQKLLREQSFDIVLDLHRDGKNNALDIIRDDYIIKIKGKKAARVLLIVTQGKLDYLSKEEQREAHPHWETNFKFCTALAAKMQEMYPGLLRRVENRENKRYNQDLHPHALLIEVGYQGNTTAEAVYTGQLLAEIIAELLKEEPIFLLD from the coding sequence ATGTTAAGAGAAAAAAAATTTCAGATCATACTTATTTTATATATTATAGTTTTTTTTCTTATAGTGGGACTGATAATTCATAAATTTATATCATACCCAGAACAGTTAACCTCACTTGTGGTGCAGTTTAATCTGGAAGTATCTGAGAAAGTAGCACCTGAGAAATTGGTTCATCAGATTTATAAATGGATGCAGCTTGATAGTGAGCGCTCCAGATCTATAATTGCGGAGGGAATCCCAGCCCTAGATGGTAAGATAAAAAAACGGGGATTTATGGAACTTTTAGTAGAACCGAAAAACCTTATAAATTATTTTGTTTATTGGACAGTGGGAATTGATTTTAAAAGACCTTTAACCTATCTGACTTCAAGTATCCCCAGTTTGAAATCCCATAAAAATATCAGAACAGTAGCAGCTTTGAAGAAAAAAGAAAAAGTTCCTGCCGCTTTGGCCCGTGAAAAAAAAGTAATCAGGAGTGAAAAGGGAACAATTTATCTTGATATCCCAGAAGAAGAGATGCTTCATGTAACCAAAACTGCTGAACCGCGGGTTCTAAAAGATAAGATTATAAATACTTCAAAAAGGGCCATAAAACGCAAACCACGTGTACTTATTTATCATACCCATACTTCTGAAACCTATATCGATGATTCTCATCCTCAGGATAATCTCTGGCATACTCTGTTACCACATCTGGGTAATATTGTAATAGTGGGAGATGCATTAACAGAGGGTTTAAAGAAACTGGGGGTTGAAGTATATCACGATACTACCAGTTATGATGGAGAAGTATTTGCCAATGCATATAACAATGCCCGTAAGGGGATTCAAAAATTATTAAGGGAGCAGTCGTTTGATATTGTTCTTGATCTGCATCGTGATGGGAAAAATAATGCTCTAGATATAATCCGTGATGATTATATCATAAAGATCAAAGGGAAAAAAGCTGCGCGAGTATTGCTTATTGTCACACAGGGGAAGCTGGATTATTTATCCAAAGAAGAGCAAAGAGAAGCACACCCACATTGGGAAACCAATTTTAAGTTTTGTACAGCTCTGGCAGCTAAGATGCAGGAAATGTACCCTGGACTTTTAAGAAGGGTAGAAAATAGGGAAAACAAAAGGTATAATCAAGATTTACATCCTCATGCTCTATTGATCGAAGTTGGATATCAGGGAAATACAACAGCTGAAGCTGTATATACAGGGCAATTGCTGGCTGAAATAATTGCTGAGCTTTTAAAGGAAGAGCCGATCTTTCTTCTTGATTAA
- a CDS encoding permease codes for MIQWFSDFVVYKFLKIAEDSRLGKALDFFIYDSLKLIILLSVMIFVISFIRSYFPPERARELLSGKKLFVGNFLAAVLGVISPFCSCSTVPIFIGFVEAGIPLGVTFSFLITSPIVNEIALVMLFTLFGWKIAGLYLISGMVIGIVGGIIIGNLNLEKEVEEYVYQIQMGETHVEQMTRQERLEFAKDAVVDIIKRIWIFILIGIGIGAVIHGYAPADLLSRYAGENNSFAVFVAVALGIPLYSNAVGTIPVIQALIGKGVAVGTALSFMMAVVALSLPEMIILRKVIKPKLIGIFVGIVGVSIIFVGYLFNIIL; via the coding sequence TTGATTCAATGGTTTTCTGATTTTGTGGTGTATAAATTTTTAAAGATTGCAGAAGATAGTCGTTTGGGGAAAGCATTAGATTTCTTTATTTATGATTCATTAAAGCTTATTATATTACTTTCGGTTATGATATTTGTTATTTCATTTATAAGAAGTTACTTTCCACCAGAAAGAGCCAGAGAACTTCTCAGTGGTAAAAAACTTTTCGTGGGTAATTTTCTGGCGGCTGTTTTGGGTGTAATTTCACCTTTCTGTTCCTGTTCTACCGTACCGATTTTTATCGGCTTTGTGGAAGCGGGAATACCGTTGGGAGTGACTTTTTCATTTTTGATAACTTCACCTATTGTTAATGAAATTGCCCTTGTGATGCTTTTTACTCTTTTTGGCTGGAAGATTGCCGGGCTATATTTGATCAGCGGAATGGTAATTGGGATTGTAGGTGGAATTATTATCGGTAATCTGAATCTAGAAAAAGAAGTAGAGGAATATGTTTATCAGATTCAAATGGGAGAAACCCATGTTGAACAGATGACCCGGCAGGAGAGACTTGAGTTTGCTAAAGATGCGGTTGTTGATATTATAAAGCGAATCTGGATTTTTATTCTTATTGGGATTGGAATTGGCGCTGTTATTCACGGTTATGCTCCTGCTGACCTTTTGAGTCGATATGCAGGTGAAAATAATTCTTTTGCTGTCTTTGTTGCAGTTGCTCTTGGGATTCCACTTTATTCTAATGCAGTTGGGACTATTCCCGTAATCCAGGCGTTAATTGGAAAAGGTGTGGCTGTTGGGACAGCATTGAGTTTTATGATGGCTGTGGTTGCTCTATCATTACCTGAAATGATAATTTTGCGAAAAGTAATTAAACCTAAATTGATTGGTATTTTTGTGGGAATTGTTGGTGTTTCAATTATTTTTGTGGGTTATTTGTTTAATATTATTTTATGA
- a CDS encoding aminotransferase class IV → MYISINGKLIESHKACVPPTGEGFMYGYGLFETIKVYNGKIYFFKEHMERLKRGCEILNLELKIPLNIIEEYCYKLIRKNNLNDGGIRVAYSKNKDKYCLLITTRGNIYKEEIYKKGFKLCFADIKRNPESPLVRIKSNNYIENILSLEKARKKGFDEAVFENVYGKICEGTISNIFFIKDNVVYTPSVSCGILPGIIRNKVMNIVKKLNLKLKTGQYHKDDLFNADEIFITNSLLDVMPVNQLEYKKFNLKRNFITRLLMEELKKLYR, encoded by the coding sequence ATGTATATATCCATTAACGGAAAATTGATAGAATCTCATAAAGCTTGTGTTCCTCCTACAGGTGAAGGCTTTATGTATGGTTATGGCCTTTTTGAAACCATAAAGGTGTATAATGGAAAAATATATTTTTTCAAAGAACATATGGAAAGATTAAAAAGAGGCTGTGAGATTTTAAATTTGGAACTTAAAATACCATTAAATATTATAGAAGAATATTGTTATAAACTTATAAGAAAAAATAATTTGAACGATGGAGGAATAAGAGTAGCCTATTCTAAAAACAAAGATAAATATTGTTTATTAATAACAACAAGGGGAAATATTTATAAAGAGGAAATCTATAAAAAAGGTTTTAAACTCTGTTTTGCAGATATAAAGAGAAATCCTGAATCGCCTTTAGTAAGGATTAAGTCAAATAATTATATAGAAAATATATTATCTCTGGAAAAAGCTAGAAAAAAGGGGTTTGATGAAGCTGTTTTTGAAAACGTATATGGGAAGATTTGTGAAGGTACCATATCGAATATTTTTTTTATAAAAGATAATGTAGTATATACGCCTTCAGTTAGTTGCGGTATTTTGCCTGGTATTATTAGAAATAAGGTTATGAATATTGTTAAAAAGCTAAATTTAAAACTTAAAACAGGACAATACCATAAAGATGATTTGTTCAATGCAGATGAAATTTTTATAACGAATTCCCTTTTAGATGTTATGCCAGTAAATCAACTTGAATATAAGAAATTTAATCTAAAAAGAAATTTTATTACAAGACTTTTAATGGAAGAATTAAAAAAATTATACAGGTGA
- a CDS encoding ArsR/SmtB family transcription factor — translation MHKLIQFLKCISDETRFKILKLLLDQQLCVCELTEILGKSQPCISQHLRRFKDLDLVVEERREQWSYYKINYPVYSSYLDILNNLQNQSYSALGMDEIETNLYQIKSMDLCRMLDNNKKIKRVKKGGKI, via the coding sequence ATGCATAAACTAATTCAATTTTTAAAATGTATTTCTGATGAAACAAGATTTAAGATTTTAAAACTTTTATTAGACCAGCAACTTTGTGTCTGTGAATTAACAGAGATTCTGGGCAAGTCCCAGCCCTGTATTTCTCAGCATTTACGTCGTTTTAAAGACCTGGATTTGGTAGTAGAGGAGCGGCGAGAGCAATGGTCTTATTATAAGATCAACTATCCTGTTTACAGCTCTTATTTGGATATTTTGAATAATTTGCAAAATCAAAGTTATTCTGCTCTTGGGATGGATGAAATCGAGACTAATCTATATCAGATTAAGTCAATGGATTTATGTAGAATGCTGGATAATAATAAAAAAATAAAAAGAGTTAAGAAAGGAGGAAAAATATGA
- the rpsT gene encoding 30S ribosomal protein S20 yields the protein MPIIKSAKKRVKITKKRTLRNRANKSALRTAIKRFERAVAEGDLEKAKVELVKAQSTIDKSVKKGIIHKNNAARKKSRLARMFNQLAANA from the coding sequence ATGCCTATCATTAAATCTGCAAAAAAGAGAGTAAAGATCACTAAAAAGAGAACTTTGCGGAATCGTGCAAATAAATCTGCTCTTCGTACTGCTATCAAGCGTTTTGAAAGAGCAGTAGCTGAAGGTGATCTTGAGAAAGCTAAAGTTGAGCTGGTTAAAGCCCAAAGCACTATTGATAAATCTGTAAAGAAGGGTATCATTCATAAAAACAATGCTGCACGGAAGAAATCTAGATTAGCAAGAATGTTCAATCAGCTGGCTGCCAATGCTTAA
- a CDS encoding alpha/beta-type small acid-soluble spore protein encodes MAGGQRTNTLVNPLAAKAMEQFKYEVAQELGIQVPQSGYWGEMTTRDTGAIGGHMVRKMVEAYESRLAGSTNQ; translated from the coding sequence TTGGCAGGTGGTCAAAGAACTAACACTCTTGTTAACCCATTAGCTGCAAAAGCTATGGAACAATTCAAATATGAAGTAGCTCAGGAATTGGGTATTCAAGTTCCCCAAAGCGGTTACTGGGGTGAAATGACTACCCGTGATACCGGTGCTATTGGGGGCCATATGGTTCGTAAAATGGTTGAAGCTTACGAAAGCAGATTAGCTGGAAGTACTAACCAGTAA
- the arsB gene encoding ACR3 family arsenite efflux transporter: MSKQTLTKKQKEVKGKRLGFFERYLTIWVAICIIIGVLIGQLIPAIPRFLSKMEYAQVSIPVAILIWFMIYPMMVKIDFDSIVAVGRKPKGLIITLVVNWLIKPFTMFFFAWLFIKIFFGGLIPADLGKEYIAGAILLGAAPCTAMVFVWSYLTDGDPGYTLVQVSINDLILLVAYAPIVMFLLGVSDISVPYDTIFLSVILFIVIPLAAGYFSRKYLIRTKGLDWFENVYLKKLGNFTIIGLLLTLIILFSFQGDVILNNPLHIILIAIPLIIQTFFIFIIGYGWAKLWKVEHSIAAPASMIGASNFFELAVATAISLFGLSSGAALATVVGVLVEVPLMLTLVRIANSTRHWFTKA; encoded by the coding sequence ATGAGCAAACAAACTTTAACAAAAAAGCAGAAGGAAGTTAAAGGAAAAAGATTGGGTTTTTTTGAACGCTACTTAACCATCTGGGTTGCTATCTGTATCATTATTGGTGTACTTATAGGTCAGCTCATTCCAGCAATTCCACGCTTTCTAAGCAAGATGGAATATGCACAGGTTTCAATTCCGGTGGCTATATTGATCTGGTTTATGATTTATCCCATGATGGTTAAAATCGATTTTGACAGTATTGTTGCAGTAGGTCGCAAACCTAAAGGTCTAATTATTACTCTGGTAGTGAATTGGCTGATTAAACCTTTCACCATGTTTTTCTTTGCCTGGCTTTTTATCAAAATCTTTTTTGGTGGATTGATTCCCGCAGATTTAGGAAAAGAATATATTGCAGGAGCAATTCTTTTGGGTGCTGCTCCATGTACTGCTATGGTCTTTGTCTGGAGCTACTTAACCGATGGAGATCCCGGTTATACTCTGGTTCAGGTGTCAATTAATGATTTAATTTTATTAGTTGCTTATGCCCCAATTGTCATGTTCCTTTTGGGAGTATCTGATATCAGTGTTCCATATGATACTATTTTCTTATCTGTAATTTTATTTATTGTCATTCCACTGGCAGCTGGATATTTTTCCCGTAAATATTTAATCCGGACAAAAGGTCTGGATTGGTTTGAAAACGTCTATCTAAAAAAATTAGGTAACTTTACTATCATTGGTTTGCTCTTAACACTGATTATTCTCTTCTCTTTCCAGGGTGATGTAATTCTAAATAATCCGTTGCATATTATATTAATCGCAATTCCTTTGATCATCCAAACTTTTTTCATTTTTATCATCGGTTATGGTTGGGCCAAACTCTGGAAAGTTGAACATTCTATTGCTGCTCCGGCGAGTATGATTGGTGCCAGTAATTTTTTTGAATTGGCTGTTGCGACCGCAATCAGTCTTTTTGGACTAAGCTCAGGTGCAGCATTGGCTACTGTTGTGGGGGTGCTGGTAGAAGTACCTCTTATGTTAACTCTGGTAAGGATAGCCAACAGTACTCGTCATTGGTTTACTAAAGCTTAA
- the holA gene encoding DNA polymerase III subunit delta: MEWTERILKAKLEDLKPVYLLFGNEPYLIDEFVSKFIKRFVDPGMKDFMLSYINEENEEDFDNKLYEVCHTVSMLSPYRIVVARCKERLIHKKDERILTKLFKDFPKNTILLLISKNKPDGRLSFVKLIKEIGEWIEFEPLKYQNLDMWIEQQFAKEGKKVAKNGINFLEEHFHNNLQRLKSEIEKVVIYVGDKEFVTLDDIKAVISKDAILKENIIFDLVDAVGNRQIKKALLILEDMEREGESLFMILKMFIRQLHLIMFSKEMSEKGFPPEDTAKRLGQHPYPIKKCYKQARNFTMTELELALERMLQANYDIVTGKYPEKMALQLALIDMKNLKSN; this comes from the coding sequence ATGGAGTGGACTGAAAGAATACTAAAAGCAAAGTTGGAAGATTTGAAGCCAGTTTATCTTTTGTTCGGGAATGAACCCTATCTAATAGATGAGTTTGTCAGTAAGTTTATTAAACGGTTTGTAGACCCTGGAATGAAAGATTTTATGTTAAGCTATATAAATGAGGAGAACGAAGAGGATTTTGACAATAAGTTATATGAGGTCTGTCATACTGTAAGTATGCTCTCTCCATACAGGATTGTAGTGGCCCGTTGCAAGGAACGTCTGATACATAAAAAAGATGAGAGAATATTGACTAAACTTTTCAAAGATTTTCCAAAAAATACAATTCTTTTGCTAATCTCAAAAAATAAGCCGGATGGACGTCTCAGTTTTGTTAAACTGATTAAGGAGATTGGAGAATGGATTGAGTTTGAACCATTAAAGTATCAGAATCTTGATATGTGGATTGAGCAGCAATTTGCAAAAGAAGGAAAAAAGGTTGCCAAAAATGGAATAAATTTTTTAGAAGAACATTTTCATAACAATCTGCAGCGACTTAAATCAGAGATTGAAAAGGTTGTTATTTATGTTGGAGATAAAGAGTTCGTTACATTGGATGATATTAAAGCTGTAATTAGTAAAGATGCTATTTTAAAGGAAAATATTATCTTTGATCTGGTAGATGCAGTAGGAAATCGGCAGATTAAGAAAGCTTTGCTGATTTTGGAGGATATGGAGCGGGAAGGAGAATCATTATTTATGATTCTTAAAATGTTTATCCGTCAGCTCCATTTGATTATGTTTTCTAAGGAGATGTCTGAGAAGGGATTTCCACCTGAAGATACTGCTAAACGGTTGGGCCAGCATCCGTATCCGATTAAAAAGTGCTATAAGCAGGCCCGAAACTTTACCATGACTGAACTGGAACTGGCTTTAGAGCGGATGCTTCAGGCTAATTATGATATTGTGACCGGGAAGTATCCTGAAAAGATGGCTTTACAGTTGGCATTGATTGATATGAAGAATTTGAAATCAAATTAG
- the pabB gene encoding aminodeoxychorismate synthase component I → MLVKEIETSLNSFEIYTLFKDYSYSFFLDSGMDHQKLGKYSFIGFEPFLVFKSKNDKMEIIEDGEIKRFTGNPFMKLKELLSKYKMDYKTDLPFIGGAVGYFAYDLCHHIERLPRTAVDDVNIPDCYLGFYDGIIVIDHTKNKVFVVSLGIKNLPEKIVNEIIDKIKEGEKKGIKISLSKKSKSLKFKSNFTKEEYIKAINKVKDYIRAGDIYQANLTQRFECELQESPYELYAKLRNINPAPFASFIDFGDGYIISSSPERFIRIKDRVIETRPIKGTRPRGKTLKEDLKNREELLSSEKDKAELLMIVDLERNDLGKISKTGTVKVTELFHLEEYPTVYHLVSTVIGNLKDECDVIDCIMATFPGGSITGAPKIRAMEIIDELEPTQRNVYTGSIGYIGFNGDADLNIVIRTIVCKNNKAYFQVGGGIVWDSDPELEYEETLHKARALMEALNS, encoded by the coding sequence ATGTTAGTTAAAGAAATAGAAACTTCTTTAAACAGTTTTGAAATTTATACACTTTTTAAAGATTATTCCTACAGTTTTTTCTTAGATAGCGGAATGGACCATCAAAAGCTTGGCAAATATTCCTTCATAGGATTTGAGCCTTTTTTAGTTTTTAAAAGCAAAAACGATAAAATGGAGATTATTGAAGACGGTGAAATTAAAAGGTTTACCGGAAATCCATTTATGAAATTAAAAGAATTACTATCTAAGTACAAAATGGATTATAAGACAGATCTTCCTTTTATAGGAGGAGCAGTAGGATATTTTGCCTACGATTTGTGCCATCATATAGAAAGATTACCTAGAACTGCCGTAGATGATGTAAATATACCTGATTGCTATCTTGGTTTTTATGACGGTATAATTGTTATAGACCATACTAAAAACAAAGTATTTGTAGTATCTTTAGGTATTAAAAACTTACCTGAAAAAATAGTTAATGAAATAATCGACAAAATAAAGGAAGGAGAAAAGAAAGGAATAAAAATAAGTCTAAGCAAAAAAAGCAAATCGTTGAAATTTAAATCTAATTTTACTAAGGAAGAATATATAAAAGCTATTAACAAGGTTAAAGATTATATAAGGGCTGGAGATATTTATCAGGCAAATCTTACTCAGAGGTTTGAATGTGAACTACAGGAGAGTCCTTATGAACTGTATGCTAAGTTAAGGAATATAAATCCTGCACCATTTGCAAGTTTTATCGATTTCGGTGATGGGTATATAATAAGCAGTTCACCTGAAAGATTTATAAGGATAAAGGATAGGGTTATAGAAACGAGACCTATAAAGGGGACAAGGCCTAGAGGCAAAACTCTAAAAGAGGATTTAAAAAATAGAGAAGAGTTATTATCAAGCGAGAAGGATAAGGCCGAATTGTTGATGATAGTGGATTTGGAAAGAAACGATCTGGGTAAGATCTCTAAGACAGGTACTGTAAAAGTAACGGAGTTGTTCCATTTAGAAGAATATCCTACTGTTTACCACCTGGTATCAACGGTGATTGGAAATCTAAAAGACGAATGTGATGTAATAGACTGCATTATGGCCACATTCCCAGGAGGTTCTATCACTGGAGCACCTAAGATCAGGGCTATGGAAATAATTGACGAACTGGAGCCTACTCAAAGAAACGTTTATACCGGTTCCATAGGTTATATAGGTTTTAATGGAGATGCTGATTTGAATATAGTTATTAGAACTATAGTTTGCAAAAATAACAAAGCTTACTTTCAGGTAGGAGGAGGCATCGTCTGGGATTCCGATCCGGAACTTGAATATGAAGAAACACTACATAAAGCCAGGGCGCTGATGGAAGCACTAAATAGTTAA
- a CDS encoding phage holin family protein, translating to MAGWIGAIIRFIVSALVLLAVGFFIPGFEIVGFTNALLGAIVIAVIGYIIEGLLGEKVSPQSRGLIGFITSTIVIWLAQFIVPGMRVTLIGALLAALVIGIVDAFVPTELR from the coding sequence ATGGCAGGTTGGATAGGAGCGATTATACGATTTATTGTTTCAGCACTAGTTCTTTTAGCGGTAGGTTTCTTTATTCCGGGTTTTGAAATTGTAGGTTTTACAAATGCATTGTTGGGAGCTATTGTAATTGCAGTAATTGGTTATATTATTGAAGGATTGTTGGGGGAAAAAGTTTCTCCTCAGAGTCGTGGGTTGATTGGATTTATAACTTCTACTATTGTAATTTGGTTAGCCCAATTTATAGTACCCGGCATGCGGGTTACTTTGATTGGGGCATTATTGGCAGCATTGGTAATTGGTATTGTTGACGCTTTTGTTCCGACAGAACTTCGTTAA
- the gpr gene encoding GPR endopeptidase, giving the protein MQNLGIYTDLAVEAQEMAIQRTGGEIEGVSVTEERKEYSMVTRIKVLNESAAQKIGKPVGEYVTIESQGLSTNNREIHNSLSGVIAGELERLINFDRLREDSTIFVVGLGNWNATPDALGPRVIHYLMITRHLYKEVPPELRKGLRSVCALSPGVMGLTGVQTAEIIKGVVERVKPEVIIAIDALAARSVSRLGTTIQISNAGIHPGSGLGKKRAGITQKSMGVPVIAMGIPTVVHATTIANDAIDKLFSSSKFAGAERERYNRLDPKYKNQIINEVLQPFFGNLVVTPKGIDELIQDMSRCIAGGINVALHPDITLENLSLYLA; this is encoded by the coding sequence ATGCAAAATTTAGGTATCTACACTGATCTGGCAGTAGAAGCCCAAGAGATGGCGATTCAGCGGACAGGTGGTGAGATTGAAGGGGTTTCAGTTACAGAAGAACGGAAAGAGTATTCTATGGTTACACGAATTAAGGTATTGAATGAAAGTGCTGCCCAAAAAATTGGAAAACCTGTAGGTGAGTATGTGACTATAGAATCTCAAGGGCTTTCTACTAATAATCGGGAGATTCATAACTCTTTAAGCGGTGTCATTGCCGGGGAGTTGGAGCGGTTAATTAATTTTGATAGATTAAGAGAGGACTCAACAATTTTTGTAGTTGGCCTTGGAAATTGGAATGCCACTCCTGATGCATTAGGGCCAAGAGTAATACATTATTTAATGATTACCCGCCATCTCTATAAAGAAGTACCTCCTGAATTAAGAAAAGGGCTACGCTCTGTTTGTGCTCTTTCTCCAGGGGTTATGGGTCTTACCGGTGTCCAGACAGCAGAGATTATAAAAGGTGTAGTAGAGCGGGTAAAACCTGAGGTAATCATCGCCATTGATGCCCTGGCGGCAAGAAGTGTAAGCCGTCTGGGTACAACTATTCAGATAAGTAATGCCGGAATTCATCCTGGTTCAGGGTTGGGCAAAAAACGAGCAGGGATTACTCAAAAAAGCATGGGTGTTCCGGTTATTGCAATGGGAATCCCAACAGTAGTTCATGCGACTACCATTGCCAATGATGCTATAGATAAACTTTTCTCTAGTTCCAAATTTGCAGGGGCAGAAAGGGAAAGATATAACCGTCTGGATCCAAAATATAAAAATCAGATTATCAATGAAGTTCTTCAACCTTTCTTTGGAAATCTGGTGGTGACTCCTAAAGGAATCGATGAATTAATTCAGGATATGTCCAGATGCATTGCAGGAGGAATTAATGTTGCATTGCATCCGGATATTACTTTAGAAAATCTTTCTTTATATCTTGCCTGA
- a CDS encoding metallophosphoesterase family protein: MRLAVIADIHANIYALEEVLKDIETQKVDKIICVGDLVGYATFPNEVINLIRKKEILTIQGNYDESVAEDLLACGCDYKDPKDLERAGMSLVWSQENVTPENKEWLKNLPKEYRMKIEGKDVYIVHGSPRKNNEYLYADNEAIFEILDQYSFDILICGHTHKPYFKVVDNRCIVNAGSVGKSKHGNPRATYVILDITRDSIDYISREVEYNFEKTASAIEKEPGMPSEFADLFRKGIG; the protein is encoded by the coding sequence ATGAGATTAGCAGTAATTGCGGATATTCATGCTAATATTTATGCTTTAGAAGAGGTGCTAAAAGATATTGAAACTCAGAAGGTTGATAAAATTATTTGTGTTGGTGACCTGGTAGGATATGCAACATTTCCTAATGAAGTAATCAACCTGATCCGTAAAAAGGAGATTTTAACTATTCAAGGTAACTATGATGAGAGTGTGGCAGAAGATCTTTTGGCTTGCGGCTGTGATTATAAGGATCCTAAAGATTTAGAACGAGCTGGAATGTCTTTAGTCTGGAGTCAGGAAAACGTTACTCCTGAAAATAAAGAATGGCTTAAGAATTTACCAAAAGAGTACCGGATGAAGATAGAGGGTAAAGATGTTTATATAGTTCATGGAAGTCCACGTAAAAATAATGAATATCTTTATGCAGATAATGAAGCCATTTTTGAGATTCTGGATCAATATTCCTTTGATATCCTGATCTGTGGCCATACCCACAAACCTTACTTTAAAGTAGTAGATAATCGTTGTATTGTTAATGCTGGCAGTGTTGGAAAATCCAAGCATGGAAATCCCAGGGCCACTTATGTTATTCTTGATATTACCCGGGATAGTATTGATTATATTAGTCGTGAAGTGGAGTACAATTTTGAAAAGACCGCTTCTGCTATTGAAAAAGAGCCCGGTATGCCCAGCGAATTTGCTGATTTATTCCGCAAAGGTATTGGGTAA
- a CDS encoding thioredoxin family protein: MLEIKILGSGCANCIKLANLTKEAVDELGLEANIEKVTDMQDILSYGVMRTPGLVVNGEVKASGRVPKKEEIKEILQSV, encoded by the coding sequence ATGCTTGAAATTAAGATTCTTGGTTCAGGTTGTGCAAATTGTATAAAATTAGCCAACTTAACCAAAGAAGCAGTAGATGAGCTGGGTTTGGAGGCCAATATTGAGAAAGTTACAGATATGCAGGATATTCTCTCATATGGAGTTATGCGTACTCCAGGTCTGGTGGTCAATGGAGAGGTGAAAGCCTCTGGTCGAGTTCCTAAAAAGGAAGAGATTAAAGAAATTTTACAATCAGTCTAA